One Amycolatopsis thermophila DNA segment encodes these proteins:
- a CDS encoding cysteine desulfurase family protein: MTYLDHAATTPMSPSAIAAMSEALSTVGNASSLHSSGRRARRAVEEAREVIGEALGARPSEVIFTAGGTESDNLAVKGIFWARQGADPHRRRVLAGAVEHHAVLDAVQWLADHAQAEVTWLDVDEHGRVLPETLRKAIESDPSDVALATVMWANNEVGTINPMAELAGICAEHGIPLHTDAVQAAGAVPVDFAGSGVSALTLTGHKLGGPYGVGALLLSRDTQCVPLLHGGGQERDVRSGTLDVPAIRAFATAVEEAVREQPAYAERVSRLRDALIEAVRREVPDVVLNGMPSGDGRLPGIAHLTFPGCAGDSLLMLLDAKGIECSTGSACTAGVAQPSHVLLAMGADAASARGSLRFSLGHTSTQDDVDAVAREIGGVVARARQAGLSGMRKNKQEV, translated from the coding sequence ATGACCTATCTCGACCACGCGGCGACCACCCCGATGTCGCCGTCCGCCATTGCGGCGATGAGCGAGGCGCTGTCCACGGTGGGCAACGCCTCCTCGCTGCATTCCTCCGGCCGCCGCGCGCGGCGCGCCGTCGAGGAGGCGCGCGAGGTCATCGGCGAGGCCCTGGGCGCCCGCCCGTCCGAGGTGATCTTCACCGCGGGCGGCACGGAAAGCGACAACCTCGCCGTCAAGGGCATCTTCTGGGCGCGTCAGGGCGCCGACCCGCATCGCCGCCGCGTGCTGGCCGGCGCGGTCGAGCACCACGCGGTCCTGGACGCCGTGCAGTGGCTGGCCGACCACGCGCAGGCCGAGGTCACCTGGCTTGACGTCGACGAGCACGGCCGGGTGCTGCCCGAAACGCTGCGCAAGGCCATCGAGAGCGACCCGTCGGACGTGGCGCTGGCCACGGTCATGTGGGCGAACAACGAGGTCGGCACCATCAACCCGATGGCCGAGCTCGCCGGGATCTGCGCCGAGCACGGGATCCCGCTGCACACCGATGCCGTCCAGGCGGCCGGTGCCGTCCCGGTCGACTTCGCCGGCAGCGGCGTCAGCGCGCTGACCCTGACCGGGCACAAGCTCGGCGGCCCGTACGGCGTCGGCGCCCTCCTGCTGTCGCGCGACACCCAGTGCGTGCCGCTGTTGCACGGCGGCGGGCAGGAGCGCGACGTCCGCTCGGGCACGCTCGACGTACCGGCGATCCGCGCGTTCGCGACGGCGGTCGAGGAGGCGGTGCGCGAGCAGCCCGCCTACGCCGAGCGCGTGAGCCGGCTGCGCGACGCCCTCATCGAAGCCGTGCGGCGCGAGGTGCCCGACGTCGTCCTCAACGGCATGCCCTCCGGCGACGGACGGCTGCCCGGCATCGCGCACCTGACCTTCCCCGGCTGCGCGGGCGACAGCCTGCTGATGCTGCTGGACGCCAAGGGCATCGAGTGCTCGACCGGTTCGGCCTGCACCGCCGGTGTCGCGCAGCCCAGTCACGTGCTGCTGGCGATGGGCGCCGACGCCGCGTCGGCCCGCGGCTCGCTGCGGTTCTCGCTCGGCCACACGTCCACACAGGACGATGTGGACGCGGTGGCGCGCGAGATCGGTGGCGTGGTGGCGCGGGCCCGGCAGGCGGGCCTGTCCGGGATGCGCAAGAACAAGCAGGAGGTGTGA
- a CDS encoding MFS transporter, whose protein sequence is MIVASGPRGVLWTAEHRTTTVASLLVVTLIAFENMGVATAMPTMVAQLAGQRLYSWPFTAFLVASVVATVLSGRVCDRRGPAAPMLAGPALFLAGLLVAGTAGDMALLLAGRVLQGLGSGTVLVAVSLLIALVYTDRERPVMYAANAAAWVLPAVVGPTVAGLVTEHLGWRWVFLGLAPLAVTGLLMLVPVARRLTHVPGEHRKRAGVVVALGAAFGVAALTWAAQHPSPAALGYGAAGLVALALAVRRLVPPGTVTARPGLPTVVASRALLGGAFAGMEAYLPLAMTTVHGYSPAMAGLPLTATALTWSAASAVQGRRPDWPRETLLRAGFGMVAVSVLLFGFVAQPWFPGWLAFAACLLGGAGMGIAYPSISLLLLRFSPEHERGFNTSAMQLGDWVSSALTVGFGGVLLGLLASAREPAPALGVLALTLAALAVVGVVITRRWPTRE, encoded by the coding sequence ATGATCGTCGCGAGCGGGCCGCGTGGGGTGCTGTGGACGGCGGAGCACCGGACGACCACCGTGGCCAGCCTGCTCGTCGTCACCCTCATCGCGTTCGAGAACATGGGTGTGGCCACCGCGATGCCCACCATGGTCGCGCAGCTGGCGGGACAGCGTCTCTACTCCTGGCCGTTCACGGCGTTCCTCGTCGCGAGCGTCGTCGCCACCGTGCTGTCCGGGCGGGTCTGCGACCGGCGCGGCCCGGCGGCACCCATGCTCGCCGGGCCGGCCCTGTTCCTCGCCGGGTTGCTCGTCGCCGGCACCGCTGGGGACATGGCGCTCCTGCTCGCCGGGCGAGTGCTCCAGGGGCTCGGCTCGGGCACGGTCCTCGTCGCCGTGTCGCTCCTGATCGCGCTCGTCTACACCGACCGGGAGCGGCCCGTGATGTACGCGGCCAACGCCGCGGCCTGGGTGCTGCCCGCCGTGGTGGGGCCGACCGTCGCCGGGCTGGTCACCGAGCACCTCGGCTGGCGGTGGGTGTTCCTCGGCCTCGCCCCGCTCGCGGTCACCGGCCTCCTGATGCTCGTCCCGGTCGCCCGCCGCCTCACCCACGTTCCCGGAGAACACCGGAAACGCGCCGGCGTCGTCGTCGCCCTCGGGGCCGCGTTCGGGGTCGCCGCCCTGACCTGGGCCGCCCAGCACCCCAGCCCCGCCGCGCTCGGCTACGGCGCCGCCGGTCTCGTGGCACTGGCCCTCGCGGTCCGCCGCCTCGTCCCGCCCGGCACGGTCACCGCCCGGCCCGGCCTGCCCACGGTCGTCGCCTCCCGGGCTCTGCTCGGCGGCGCCTTCGCCGGGATGGAGGCGTACCTGCCGCTGGCCATGACCACCGTGCACGGCTACAGCCCGGCGATGGCCGGCCTCCCGCTGACCGCGACCGCCCTGACCTGGTCGGCCGCCTCCGCCGTCCAGGGCCGCCGCCCGGACTGGCCCCGCGAGACCCTCCTGCGCGCGGGCTTCGGCATGGTCGCCGTCAGCGTGCTGCTGTTCGGGTTCGTCGCGCAGCCCTGGTTCCCCGGCTGGCTCGCGTTCGCCGCGTGCCTGCTCGGCGGGGCCGGCATGGGCATCGCCTACCCGTCGATCTCCCTGCTGTTGCTGCGGTTCTCCCCCGAGCACGAGCGCGGGTTCAACACCTCCGCCATGCAGCTGGGCGACTGGGTCTCCTCGGCACTGACCGTCGGTTTCGGCGGGGTCCTGCTCGGTCTGCTCGCCTCGGCGCGAGAGCCCGCGCCCGCCCTCGGTGTGCTCGCGCTCACCCTGGCCGCGCTCGCCGTGGTGGGCGTCGTCATCACCCGGCGGTGGCCCACGCGCGAGTGA